Proteins from one Hydrogenophaga sp. SL48 genomic window:
- the rplF gene encoding 50S ribosomal protein L6: protein MSRIGKLPVSVPAGVEVAVKDNLINVKGALGALALAQNALVKVENNAGSLSFTPVNESREANAMSGTMRQLVNNMVNGVSKGFEKKLTLIGVGYKAQAQGAKLNLTVGYSHPVVMDMPAGIKVETPTPTEILIKGSDRQRVGQIASEVRAVRPPEPYKGKGIRYADEKITIKETKKK from the coding sequence ATGTCACGTATTGGAAAGTTGCCCGTTTCTGTCCCGGCTGGGGTGGAAGTGGCCGTCAAAGACAACCTGATCAACGTCAAGGGTGCCCTCGGTGCCTTGGCGCTGGCGCAGAACGCGCTGGTCAAGGTGGAAAACAACGCGGGTTCGCTGTCGTTCACCCCGGTGAACGAATCACGCGAAGCCAATGCCATGTCCGGCACCATGCGTCAGCTGGTGAACAACATGGTCAATGGTGTGAGCAAAGGCTTCGAAAAGAAGCTGACGCTGATCGGTGTGGGCTACAAAGCCCAGGCCCAAGGCGCCAAGCTCAACCTCACGGTCGGCTATTCGCACCCTGTGGTGATGGATATGCCGGCCGGCATCAAGGTGGAAACCCCGACGCCGACCGAAATCCTGATCAAGGGATCGGACCGTCAGCGCGTGGGCCAGATCGCTTCTGAGGTGCGTGCAGTGCGCCCCCCCGAACCCTACAAGGGCAAGGGCATCCGTTATGCGGATGAGAAGATCACGATCAAGGAAACCAAGAAGAAATAA